From a region of the Tachypleus tridentatus isolate NWPU-2018 chromosome 1, ASM421037v1, whole genome shotgun sequence genome:
- the LOC143244217 gene encoding uncharacterized protein LOC143244217 isoform X2, whose amino-acid sequence MALVLLESCHSKIVVKVYVRALSNNLKYRTLSVGPQTTCREIVCALLNKFRMKHRDPNLYCLSMEVWIRGKGLPIRTVMVLDDEARPSELQACHPCEKIGFLSNSPSVCKFVLQMRRGGLVKVFDSCLMTGSMYKSLLVSDKTTTEELIQLLLHCYNSKERPNKFALFQISSVHKYETKIHPKDHPLLIQRTWPSKDHFAFHLRRNPDCFQRRRGKWDTGSSLCYCLYI is encoded by the exons ATTGTTGTTAAAGTCTATGTTCGAGCACTATCTAATAATCTCAAGTATAGAACACTGTCTGTTGGACCCCAGACAACCTGTAGAGAGATTGTCTGTGCTTTGCTGAACAAGTTCCGAATGAAACATCGAGACCCAAATCTTTACTGCTTGTCAATGGAAGTATGGATACGAGGGAAAG GCTTACCCATCAGGACGGTAATGGTGCTGGATGATGAAGCTAGGCCTAGTGAACTTCAAGCCTGCCATCCGTGTGAAAAAATTGG ATTTTTATCGAATAGTCCGTCAGTGTGTAAGTTCGTGCTGCAGATGAGGAGAGGGGGTTTAGTGAAAGTATTCGACAGCTGTTTAATGACTGGA TCCATGTACAAAAGTCTTTTGGTGTCAGACAAAACTACAACAGAAGAATTAATACAGCTGTTGCTACATTGTTACAATTCGAAAGAAAGACCAAACAAGTTCGCATTGTTTCAGATATCTTCAGTTCACAAAT ATGAAACAAAGATTCATCCAAAGGATCATCCTCTTTTGATCCAGAGGACTTGGCCCAGTAAAGATCATTTTGCCTTTCATCTTCGTAGAAATCCTGATTGTTTCCAGAGACGGAGA ggAAAATGGGACACGGGTTCATCTCTCTGCTACTGTTTGTACATCTAG
- the LOC143244217 gene encoding uncharacterized protein LOC143244217 isoform X3, producing MLIIEIQPCGSSIVVKVYVRALSNNLKYRTLSVGPQTTCREIVCALLNKFRMKHRDPNLYCLSMEVWIRGKGLPIRTVMVLDDEARPSELQACHPCEKIGFLSNSPSVCKFVLQMRRGGLVKVFDSCLMTGSMYKSLLVSDKTTTEELIQLLLHCYNSKERPNKFALFQISSVHKYETKIHPKDHPLLIQRTWPSKDHFAFHLRRNPDCFQRRRGKWDTGSSLCYCLYI from the exons atgttaattatagaAATACAACCCTGTGGCTCTTCG ATTGTTGTTAAAGTCTATGTTCGAGCACTATCTAATAATCTCAAGTATAGAACACTGTCTGTTGGACCCCAGACAACCTGTAGAGAGATTGTCTGTGCTTTGCTGAACAAGTTCCGAATGAAACATCGAGACCCAAATCTTTACTGCTTGTCAATGGAAGTATGGATACGAGGGAAAG GCTTACCCATCAGGACGGTAATGGTGCTGGATGATGAAGCTAGGCCTAGTGAACTTCAAGCCTGCCATCCGTGTGAAAAAATTGG ATTTTTATCGAATAGTCCGTCAGTGTGTAAGTTCGTGCTGCAGATGAGGAGAGGGGGTTTAGTGAAAGTATTCGACAGCTGTTTAATGACTGGA TCCATGTACAAAAGTCTTTTGGTGTCAGACAAAACTACAACAGAAGAATTAATACAGCTGTTGCTACATTGTTACAATTCGAAAGAAAGACCAAACAAGTTCGCATTGTTTCAGATATCTTCAGTTCACAAAT ATGAAACAAAGATTCATCCAAAGGATCATCCTCTTTTGATCCAGAGGACTTGGCCCAGTAAAGATCATTTTGCCTTTCATCTTCGTAGAAATCCTGATTGTTTCCAGAGACGGAGA ggAAAATGGGACACGGGTTCATCTCTCTGCTACTGTTTGTACATCTAG
- the LOC143244217 gene encoding uncharacterized protein LOC143244217 isoform X1 produces MLKHVHISSCVSSSHSCRTPARDTVSLSSTLTSSSTAEHGPLSSRSSSTSSLRDASLLVKPPKIVVKVYVRALSNNLKYRTLSVGPQTTCREIVCALLNKFRMKHRDPNLYCLSMEVWIRGKGLPIRTVMVLDDEARPSELQACHPCEKIGFLSNSPSVCKFVLQMRRGGLVKVFDSCLMTGSMYKSLLVSDKTTTEELIQLLLHCYNSKERPNKFALFQISSVHKYETKIHPKDHPLLIQRTWPSKDHFAFHLRRNPDCFQRRRGKWDTGSSLCYCLYI; encoded by the exons atgttaaaacacGTGCATATATCAAGTTGCGTCTCCTCATCACACTCTTGTCGAACGCCCGCACGAGACACAGTGAGTCTGAGCTCCACGCTGACTTCCAGTAGCACCGCCGAACACGGTCCGTTGTCTTCCCGGTCGTCCAGTACCTCGAGTCTCCGTGATGCTAGTCTGCTCGTAAAACCTCCGAag ATTGTTGTTAAAGTCTATGTTCGAGCACTATCTAATAATCTCAAGTATAGAACACTGTCTGTTGGACCCCAGACAACCTGTAGAGAGATTGTCTGTGCTTTGCTGAACAAGTTCCGAATGAAACATCGAGACCCAAATCTTTACTGCTTGTCAATGGAAGTATGGATACGAGGGAAAG GCTTACCCATCAGGACGGTAATGGTGCTGGATGATGAAGCTAGGCCTAGTGAACTTCAAGCCTGCCATCCGTGTGAAAAAATTGG ATTTTTATCGAATAGTCCGTCAGTGTGTAAGTTCGTGCTGCAGATGAGGAGAGGGGGTTTAGTGAAAGTATTCGACAGCTGTTTAATGACTGGA TCCATGTACAAAAGTCTTTTGGTGTCAGACAAAACTACAACAGAAGAATTAATACAGCTGTTGCTACATTGTTACAATTCGAAAGAAAGACCAAACAAGTTCGCATTGTTTCAGATATCTTCAGTTCACAAAT ATGAAACAAAGATTCATCCAAAGGATCATCCTCTTTTGATCCAGAGGACTTGGCCCAGTAAAGATCATTTTGCCTTTCATCTTCGTAGAAATCCTGATTGTTTCCAGAGACGGAGA ggAAAATGGGACACGGGTTCATCTCTCTGCTACTGTTTGTACATCTAG